The DNA segment agcggcgcgcggcggtcgGAGGGAGAGAGGATTGGCTCGCGGCGGTCGGCGGGATAGAAGAATGGCGCGCGACGGTCGGAGGGAGAGATGAGCGGTGTGCGGTGGTCGGTAAAGGGAGCGGAGAGGCCGACGGCCTCAGCCTCCCCGTCTCATCCCTTCGTTAGAGAGATCTCAGGGTGAGATGGAGAAAAGTGGGACCCAATGACATGTgtcccactatttttattttctttgtttaactgacacgtgggtcccgcATATTTGTTTAATCttttagttttcaattttttttccagatcaAACTGCCACGTGAGCACCACGTCAATGTCACATGGGATGAAGACCTAGTTAAAAGATTcatgtaggcgccacatcagccaaaaccggggACAATACTACCGAGGGACGTTGTTTGcatggttttataagttgagggatgagTGGTATTCGGTTTTGCAGTCTAGGGATGTATTTCGAACTcggtgacaaattgagggacctagagtgaacttattccaatgaAGAACCGCCCAAGCCCAGTGCGTCGGCCATCTGAAAGAATGAAGGCCCGTGTACGGGACGACGGGTCCGATGCCGCCTCCCCAAGCAAAGCGACGCGAAGTCGAGAGGTCAAAAGGCCGGCGTCCCGTCCACGGGGGTCCACGTCGCATCGCAGGCGGTGGGGcccatggcgtcgtcgtcgccgccgtggctgctgctcccctccttcccctggcctcccccgccccctcccggctcctcctccggccgcggcggcggaggaggcggcggcggggacccCGGCGACTGGAAGCCGAACGTCGTCGCGGCGTTCGCCGGCGCCCAACTCGGCCgcgccctccgccgtcgcctcgccggcctcctccgctcGCCGGTGCTGCTTCTTACCCCTGCCCGCTGTTTCACTCCGATTTTGGGATGTAGACTCTTGGGTTTCCACCGTTGCGATATCCAGCCCATCCGCAGCTATTAACCGATTTCAGACTCTTGGTGATATGCTAGTTTTATTAGCTGTGATATTATCATGATGTGTTAGTGGTTTGTTACCGTAGAGCATTTCCACTACTTCCGTTTATTAAATGGATCGATAAATTGCGTGCTTAATCACACAATTTATTCTGAACTGAATTGCACGATGTGTAGGAGGCGCGACATCTTGGTGCCTTGCCGAGAATAGGTGACATTTGGTTTGAAGGATCAGACTCATTCGCCACACACTCGATTCTTGGAGTGTTGGAGAATGCGCTCTCCGCACCATATGCTTGCAGCTCTGTTTTGTTCAATGGAAATGGATCGGACAGGAGGTACATCGGTAGGGGGAAGTTGCCATCCAGAAGGCCAAGTGGAATCAATTCGAAGAAGAGGCTTTGGACTAATATTCTTCTTGCTGTTAATATTCTGTAAGTCATTGCTCAATTCATGTTATTGGTTCCTCCTTTGTTGATAGTAAGCTTCCTTCTACATTTGTGGATTAACATTGTTCTACTTTCACCGAAGGGCTTATGTCGCTCAGATAACTACACAAGGACGATTACTTATATGGGGGGCTAAGGTTGGTCTGTTGgttttaattttcatttcattttattCTGATAACTTTTAGTCTAACTCAATTACAAACCATGATTTTAGATCAACAGTATGATTGATAGAGGAGAACTCTGGCGTCTGGCTACATCATCTCTTCTTCATGCAAATCTTGCTCATCTTGCTGTATGTATTTGTGTCAGTTTGTGTTTATAATCTAAGAAATAACATTGCTAATTTTCCTTCTGATCATAATAATGATGCAGTTCAactgtttttctttaaattcaATTGGACCTATGGTGGAAATGCTTACTGGTCCTAGAAGATATCTTGCCGTGTATTTCACTTCGGCTCTGGCAGGTATTTTGTTATTACCTATGTTTGAGAACATATATATGGTGGTGATAGGTGAACATTGCCTGTCTTCCTTTAGTTTTGTCATAATGAATTCTTCAAATTTTGCCAGGTTCATTAATGAGTTATCGCTATTGTGCGTCTCCTGCGGTTGGTGCGTCAGGGGCCATTTTTGGATTGGTATGGTTACCCTTAGCTTTTGATTTCAGTCATAGAAATAAGTCTAATCATATTGTTGGCAACCCAAAGGACCATAAGAGTTTAAAACTAGTTTCAAGAAATCCCTGGTATGGTTTCTTATGTCACACCATTTGCATGAACTTTATCTGCACATGTCCAGGTTGGTGCCTATGCTGTTTATACGTGGAGGCATAGGAGATTTTTGGGGCATGGAAAGGAAAGTTTAGAGCATATTGGACGCGTTGTTATCTTGAATATGGTATTGTTCTACTTATCTGCCTGACTTTGTTCTTGTTACCAGCTTTCTATCGTTTTCATTTTAGCACTTCTTTTGTGGTTATCATCTTTAACAAATTGCTTAAACTTTGCTGTGTAAATAGGGTATGGGTCTCCTTACAAGGGGCATTGATAACTGGGGCCATGTAAGCCTCCTAATCTTAGTTCAATGTATGAAATATTTACGTAATGACCTCACTTGACACTTGAATAATGGCAGTTGGGAGGCTTGCTCGGAGGCATGGCTATGGCATGGTTCCTCGGTCCAGCTTGGCAATATCAATATGTGTCAAAGGAC comes from the Oryza glaberrima chromosome 9, OglaRS2, whole genome shotgun sequence genome and includes:
- the LOC127784531 gene encoding RHOMBOID-like protein 10, chloroplastic codes for the protein MASSSPPWLLLPSFPWPPPPPPGSSSGRGGGGGGGGDPGDWKPNVVAAFAGAQLGRALRRRLAGLLRSPEARHLGALPRIGDIWFEGSDSFATHSILGVLENALSAPYACSSVLFNGNGSDRRYIGRGKLPSRRPSGINSKKRLWTNILLAVNILAYVAQITTQGRLLIWGAKINSMIDRGELWRLATSSLLHANLAHLAFNCFSLNSIGPMVEMLTGPRRYLAVYFTSALAGSLMSYRYCASPAVGASGAIFGLVGAYAVYTWRHRRFLGHGKESLEHIGRVVILNMGMGLLTRGIDNWGHLGGLLGGMAMAWFLGPAWQYQYVSKDGRAVFKDNAPILQLSNGKWLR